One genomic window of Saccharomyces cerevisiae S288C chromosome XII, complete sequence includes the following:
- the ALT1 gene encoding alanine transaminase ALT1 (Alanine transaminase (glutamic pyruvic transaminase); involved in alanine biosynthesis and catabolism; TOR1-independent role in determining chronological lifespan; expression is induced in the presence of alanine; repression is mediated by Nrg1p; ALT1 has a paralog, ALT2, that arose from the whole genome duplication; Alt2p is catalytically inactive) has translation MLSLSAKNHFTVSNSITHVIKSYHIRTLTSSAEKMPHITTPFSTSASSTKLKAFRKVRPVLQRHSSSWIVAQNHRRSLSGQSSLNDLRHLNRFPHHTLKTSNNEFYPAEQLTLEDVNENVLKAKYAVRGAIPMRAEELKAQLEKDPQSLPFDRIINANIGNPQQLQQKPLTYYRQVLSLLQYPELLNQNEQQLVDSKLFKLDAIKRAKSLMEDIGGSVGAYSSSQGVEGIRKSVAEFITKRDEGEISYPEDIFLTAGASAAVNYLLSIFCRGPETGVLIPIPQYPLYTATLALNNSQALPYYLDENSGWSTNPEEIETVVKEAIQNEIKPTVLVVINPGNPTGAVLSPESIAQIFEVAAKYGTVVIADEVYQENIFPGTKFHSMKKILRHLQREHPGKFDNVQLASLHSTSKGVSGECGQRGGYMELTGFSHEMRQVILKLASISLCPVVTGQALVDLMVRPPVEGEESFESDQAERNSIHEKLITRAMTLYETFNSLEGIECQKPQGAMYLFPKIDLPFKAVQEARHLELTPDEFYCKKLLESTGICTVPGSGFGQEPGTYHLRTTFLAPGLEWIKKWESFHKEFFDQYRD, from the coding sequence ATGTTATCACTGTCTGCCAAAAATCACTTCACAGTGAGTAATTCTATAACTCACGTTATTAAGTCATATCATATAAGGACTCTCACTTCAAGCGCAGAAAAAATGCCACATATCACTACTCCTTTTTCTACCTCAGCCAGTAGTACAAAGTTAAAAGCTTTCAGGAAAGTTAGACCCGTCCTACAGAGACATAGCTCTTCCTGGATTGTTGCTCAAAATCATAGACGTTCATTATCTGGTCAATCTTCGCTAAACGACCTGCGTCATTTGAATCGCTTTCCACACCACACGTTGAAAACTTCGAATAACGAGTTTTATCCCGCCGAACAATTGACTTTGGAAGACGTAAATGAAAATGTCTTGAAGGCTAAGTACGCCGTTAGAGGTGCCATCCCAATGAGAGctgaagaattgaaagcTCAACTGGAGAAGGATCCTCAATCTCTGCCATTTGACAGGATTATCAACGCCAATATTGGTAATCCTCAGCAACTACAACAGAAACCTCTGACTTACTACAGACAGGTCTTGTCTCTCTTACAATACCCAGAACTATTAAACCAAAACGAACAGCAGCTAGTTGATTCGAAATTGTTTAAACTAGATGCCATTAAACGTGCAAAGAGTTTAATGGAAGATATCGGTGGTTCTGTTGGTGCTTACTCTTCTTCTCAAGGTGTAGAAGGTATAAGGAAAAGTGTCGCTGAATTTATAACGAAGAGGGACGAAGGCGAGATATCATACCCAGAGGATATTTTCCTAACTGCTGGTGCATCCGCAGCTGTCAATTACTTGTTATCAATTTTCTGTAGAGGGCCAGAAACGGGTGTCTTGATTCCAATTCCTCAATATCCATTATATACCGCTACTCTAGCTTTGAACAATTCTCAAGCTTTACCATACTATTTAGATGAGAATTCAGGTTGGTCAACTAATccagaagaaattgaaactgTCGTCAAAGAGGCTATACAGAACGAAATCAAACCTACAGTTCTAGTGGTTATCAATCCAGGTAATCCTACAGGAGCTGTCCTATCACCTGAGTCTATAGCtcagatttttgaagtCGCAGCCAAGTACGGTACAGTAGTGATAGCTGACGAAgtttatcaagaaaatatcttCCCGGGCACCAAGTTCCATTctatgaagaaaattttgagaCATTTACAGAGGGAACATCCAGGTAAATTCGATAATGTTCAGCTAGCTTCTTTGCATTCGACTTCTAAGGGTGTTTCTGGTGAATGTGGTCAAAGGGGTGGCTACATGGAACTCACTGGATTCAGCCATGAGATGAGACAAGTTATCTTGAAACTAGCCTCGATTTCATTGTGTCCCGTTGTCACAGGTCAAGCTTTGGTTGATTTGATGGTTCGTCCACCAGTGGAAGGGGAGGAATCATTCGAGTCGGACCAAGCAGAACGTAACTCCATCCATGAAAAGTTAATTACAAGAGCAATGACACTGTATGAGACATTTAACTCTTTAGAAGGCATTGAATGTCAAAAGCCTCAAGGTGCCATGTATTTATTCCCTAAGATAGACTTACCTTTCAAGGCAGTTCAAGAAGCTCGCCACTTAGAGTTAACTCCGGATGAATTTTATTGTAAGAAGTTGTTAGAATCTACTGGCATTTGCACTGTTCCCGGTTCTGGGTTTGGTCAAGAACCTGGTACTTACCATTTAAGAACAACATTTTTGGCACCTGGTCTGGAATGGATTAAGAAATGGGAAAGTTTCcataaagaattttttgaccAATACCGTGACTGA
- the XDJ1 gene encoding Xdj1p (Chaperone with a role in facilitating mitochondrial protein import; ascomycete-specific member of the DnaJ-like family, closely related to Ydj1p; predicted to be C-terminally prenylated; the authentic, non-tagged protein is detected in highly purified mitochondria in high-throughput studies), producing MSGSDRGDRLYDVLGVTRDATVQEIKTAYRKLALKHHPDKYVDQDSKEVNEIKFKEITAAYEILSDPEKKSHYDLYGDDNGAASSGGANGFGDEDFMNFFNNFFNNGSHDGNNFPGEYDAYEEGNSTSSKDIDIDISLTLKDLYMGKKLKFDLKRQVICIKCHGSGWKPKRKIHVTHDVECESCAGKGSKERLKRFGPGLVASQWVVCEKCNGKGKYTKRPKNPKNFCPDCAGLGLLSKKEIITVNVAPGHHFNDVITVKGMADEEIDKTTCGDLKFHLTEKQENLEQKQIFLKNFDDGAGEDLYTSITISLSEALTGFEKFLTKTFDDRLLTLSVKPGRVVRPGDTIKIANEGWPILDNPHGRCGDLYVFVHIEFPPDNWFNEKSELLAIKTNLPSSSSCASHATVNTEDDSNLTNNETISNFRIIHTDDLPEGIRPFKPEAQDSAHQKARSSYCCIQ from the coding sequence ATGAGTGGCAGTGATAGAGGAGACCGGTTATACGATGTGTTGGGGGTGACGAGAGATGCGACCGTGCAAGAGATTAAAACTGCTTACAGAAAGCTTGCCCTGAAACATCATCCGGACAAGTATGTGGATCAAGACTCAAAGGAGGTAAATGaaatcaaattcaaagagATCACTGCCGCTTACGAGATCTTGAGCGATCCGGAGAAGAAATCACATTACGACTTGTATGGTGATGATAATGGTGCCGCTAGCAGCGGTGGCGCTAATGGCTTTGGAGATGAAGATTTTATGAACTTCTttaacaatttcttcaataatggAAGTCACGATGGAAATAATTTCCCTGGCGAGTATGATGCGTACGAAGAGGGCAACTCTACAAGCTCTAAGGATATCGATATCGATATATCTCTTACTTTGAAGGATTTGTACATGGGCAAGAAGCTGAAGTTTGATTTAAAGAGACAGGTCATCTGTATAAAGTGCCACGGTTCTGGCTGGAAACCAAAGAGGAAAATTCACGTTACACACGATGTGGAATGTGAATCATGCGCTGGAAAGGGTTCAAAGGAACGTCTGAAGAGGTTTGGTCCCGGTTTGGTAGCTTCGCAATGGGTGGTCTGTGAGAAATGTAATGGTAAGGGGAAGTACACTAAAAGACCCAAGAATCCAAAGAACTTTTGCCCCGATTGCGCAGGCTTGGGGCTCCTGTCAAAGAAGGAAATCATCACAGTGAACGTGGCTCCGGGACACCACTTTAACGACGTAATTACAGTCAAGGGGATGGCGGACGAGGAAATCGATAAGACCACATGTGGTGATTTAAAGTTCCATCTCActgaaaaacaagaaaacttGGAGCAGAAGCAaatctttttgaagaactttGACGACGGCGCCGGGGAAGATTTGTATACAAGCATTACCATATCGTTAAGCGAGGCCTTGACGGgatttgagaaatttttgacaaaaACCTTCGACGACAGGTTACTAACATTGAGCGTTAAACCTGGCAGAGTAGTAAGACCTGGTGACACCATCAAAATCGCCAATGAAGGTTGGCCCATTTTAGATAACCCTCATGGCCGGTGCGGCGATCTGTATGTTTTCGTTCATATTGAATTTCCACCAGATAACTGgttcaatgaaaaatcagAACTACTAGCAATAAAAACGAATCTGccgtcatcttcatcttgtGCCTCACATGCGACTGTAAATACTGAAGATGACAGCAACCTGACTAACAACGAAACTATATCAAATTTCCGGATCATTCACACGGACGATCTTCCAGAAGGGATAAGGCCGTTCAAGCCAGAAGCACAGGATTCAGCGCATCAGAAAGCAAGAAGTTCGTACTGCTGTATCCAATGA
- the GEP5 gene encoding Gep5p (hypothetical protein; required for efficient 5' processing of mitochondrial tRNAs, for respiratory growth and mitochondrial genome maintenance; null mutant has decreased levels of cardiolipin and phosphatidylethanolamine; localizes to the matrix side of the inner mitochondrial membrane), translating into MASQVNALLLPVIESTPLHQITKVALTTTLTSKQSDYKFKEIAVPLTKSLQLYEKAQRRQDLRASLKALESIIYQTHFQWNNPLPRHAHLFQKHYHFLLTHWPFENHRDLVDSIAVNNGKLNSTSSRSVWLKADWITLFNVKNPWVQTPPSLMRLSGTDLDTFTPERIFLINSLGNHYKFLIANSHLSYNHKKYPSPGVQIPVRNALGEVSPAKQIAQLFARQLSHIYKSLFIENPPLSPENELALTAVFYDETVERRLRRLYMRACARAYTTTNADSTTEPLMFHCTRWEVD; encoded by the coding sequence ATGGCGTCCCAGGTTAACGCCTTATTACTGCCGGTCATAGAGTCTACGCCGCTTCATCAAATAACCAAGGTAGCATTGACGACCACACTCACAAGTAAACAAAGCGATTACAAGTTCAAAGAAATAGCCGTGCCGTTAACAAAATCACTACAACTGTACGAGAAGGCGCAAAGAAGACAAGATTTAAGGGCAAGCTTAAAAGCACTGGAGAGTATCATTTACCAAACGCACTTCCAATGGAATAACCCGCTCCCACGACATGCGCATCTCTTCCAAAAACACTACCACTTTCTACTGACTCACTGGCCATTTGAGAACCACAGAGACTTGGTAGATTCCATCGCTGTAAACAATGGGAAACTAAATTCAACGTCTTCAAGGAGCGTCTGGCTGAAGGCGGATTGGATAACACTGTTTAACGTTAAAAACCCTTGGGTCCAAACGCCGCCATCGTTAATGCGTCTGAGTGGGACAGATCTTGATACCTTCACACCAGAGAGGATATTCCTGATAAATTCTCTTGGAAACCACTACAAATTTTTAATAGCGAACAGTCATCTAAGCTACAATCACAAAAAATACCCCTCCCCTGGCGTGCAAATTCCTGTCAGGAACGCTCTTGGCGAAGTTTCTCCGGCCAAACAAATTGCCCAACTTTTCGCAAGACAGCTGTCTCATATTTACAAGAGCCTCTTCATAGAAAACCCCCCGCTCTCTCCTGAGAACGAGCTGGCATTGACTGCCGTCTTCTATGACGAGACTGTAGAGCGACGCCTTAGAAGGCTCTATATGCGAGCTTGTGCAAGGGCATATACGACTACTAATGCCGACTCCACCACGGAGCCTTTGATGTTTCATTGCACCCGGTGGGAAGTTGATTAG
- the SUL2 gene encoding sulfate permease (High affinity sulfate permease; sulfate uptake is mediated by specific sulfate transporters Sul1p and Sul2p, which control the concentration of endogenous activated sulfate intermediates): MSREGYPNFEEVEIPDFQETNNTVPDLDDLELEYDQYKNNENNDTFNDKDLESNSVAKHNAVNSSKGVKGSKIDYFNPSDVSLYDNSVSQFEETTVSLKEYYDHSIRSHLTVKGACSYLKSVFPIINWLPHYNFSWFTADLIAGITIGCVLVPQSMSYAQVATLPAQYGLYSSFIGAYSYSFFATSKDVCIGPVAVMSLQTAKVIADVTAKYPDGDSAITGPVIATTLALLCGIISAAVGFLRLGFLVELISLNAVAGFMTGSAFNILWGQVPALMGYNSLVNTRAATYKVVIETLKHLPDTKLDAVFGLIPLFLLYVWKWWCGTYGPRLNDRYNSKNPRLHKIIKWTYFYAQASRNGIIIIVFTCIGWAITRGKSKSERPISILGSVPSGLKEVGVFHVPPGLMSKLGPNLPASIIVLLLEHIAISKSFGRINDYKVVPDQELIAIGVSNLLGTFFNAYPATGSFSRSALKAKCNVRTPLSGLFSGSCVLLALYCLTGAFFYIPKATLSAVIIHAVSDLLASYQTTWNFWKMNPLDFICFIVTVLITVFASIEDGIYFAMCWSCAMLILKVAFPAGKFLGRVEVAEVTDAYVRPDSDVVSYVSENNNGISTLEDGGEDDKESSTKYVTNSSKKIETNVQTKGFDSPSSSISQPRIKYHTKWIPFDHKYTRELNPDVQILPPPDGVLVYRLSESYTYLNCSRHYNIITEEVKKVTRRGQLIRHRKKSDRPWNDPGPWEAPAFLKNLKFWKKRENDPESMENAPSTSVDVERDDRPLLKILCLDFSQVAQTDATALQSLVDLRKAINQYADRQVEFHFVGIISPWVKRGLISRGFGTLNEEYSDESIVAGHTSYHVARVPQGEENPEKYSVYTASGTNLPFFHIDIPDFAKWDI; the protein is encoded by the coding sequence ATGTCCAGGGAAGGTTATCCAAACTTTGAAGAGGTAGAAATTCCTGACTTTCAGGAAACTAACAACACCGTTCCAGATCTTGATGATTTAGAATTAGAGTATGAccaatataaaaataatgaaaataatgacaCGTTTAATGATAAGGACTTAGAGAGCAATTCTGTAGCAAAGCACAACGCAGTGAACAGCTCAAAGGGCGTAAAAGGCTCGAAGATTGACTACTTTAATCCTTCAGATGTCTCGTTGTATGACAATTCCGTTTCCcaatttgaagaaacaaCGGTATCGCTAAAAGAGTACTATGACCACAGTATACGATCTCATCTCACGGTGAAAGGAGCATGTAGTTATCTTAAGAGTGTTTTTCCCATCATCAACTGGCTACCACATTACAATTTTAGCTGGTTTACTGCGGATCTTATTGCAGGAATTACCATTGGCTGTGTTCTCGTGCCGCAATCCATGTCATATGCACAAGTCGCCACGCTACCAGCGCAGTATGGGTTGTACTCCTCGTTTATTGGTGCTTACTCCTACTCTTTTTTCGCTACATCAAAAGATGTTTGTATTGGGCCCGTGGCTGTCATGTCTTTGCAGACCGCCAAAGTCATTGCGGATGTCACGGCAAAATATCCTGATGGAGATTCTGCCATAACTGGTCCCGTTATTGCAACGACTCTAGCGTTACTATGTGGTATCATTTCGGCAGCAGTTGGCTTCTTGCGTCTAGGGTTTCTTGTCGAACTGATTTCCTTAAATGCAGTCGCTGGATTTATGACTGGATCCGCGTTTAATATCTTATGGGGTCAAGTTCCAGCACTAATGGGTTACAATAGTTTGGTTAACACGAGAGCTGCCACCTATAAAGTGGTCATAGAGACCTTGAAACATTTACCAGATACCAAACTGGACGCAGTTTTTGGGCTAATCCCgcttttccttctttatGTTTGGAAATGGTGGTGCGGAACATATGGACCAAGGTTGAACGATAGATACAACTCCAAAAACCCAAGGTTACacaaaattatcaaatgGACATATTTTTACGCTCAGGCTTCCAGAAATggtatcattattattgtattCACTTGTATTGGTTGGGCAATCACAAGAGGCAAATCTAAATCGGAGAGGCCCATCAGCATCCTAGGCTCAGTTCCATCCGGTTTGAAAGAAGTCGGGGTTTTCCATGTTCCACCAGGATTAATGTCTAAGCTTGGTCCAAATTTGCCTGCATCCATTATTGTGTTATTGTTGGAGCATATCGCTATTTCGAAGTCTTTTGGTAGAATCAACGACTATAAAGTCGTCCCCGACCAAGAATTGATTGCTATTGGTGTCTCGAACCTTTTAGGTACTTTCTTCAATGCTTACCCAGCGACTGGTTCCTTTTCAAGGTCTGCTTTGAAGGCTAAATGTAATGTCCGTACGCCGTTATCTGGTTTGTTTTCGGGTTCATGTGTTCTTTTAGCATTATATTGTTTGACCGGCGCATTCTTTTACATTCCAAAGGCTACCTTATCTGCAGTTATCATTCACGCTGTATCTGATCTTTTGGCCTCTTATCAAACTACCTGGAATTTCTGGAAGATGAATCCATTGGACTTCATCTGTTTCATTGTCACCGTCCTAATAACGGTATTTGCCTCTATTGAAGATGGTATTTATTTTGCCATGTGCTGGTCATGTGCAATGCTCATTTTAAAAGTGGCTTTCCCAGCGGGAAAATTCTTGGGTCGTGTGGAAGTCGCTGAAGTTACTGATGCTTACGTCAGACCGGACTCCGATGTGGTTAGCTACGTGTCTGAAAATAACAATGGTATTTCCACTTTAGAAGATGGTGGTGAGGATGACAAGGAAAGTTCCACCAAATACGTCACAAATTCCTCcaagaaaatagaaacaAACGTTCAAACAAAGGGCTTTGATTCTCCATCTTCTTCGATTAGCCAGCCAAGGATAAAATACCATACTAAATGGATACCGTTTGATCATAAATACACAAGAGAATTGAACCCGGACGTTCAGATTCTCCCCCCACCAGACGGTGTTCTTGTTTATAGGCTATCAGAGAGCTACACCTATCTCAACTGTTCCAGACACTACAACATCATAACCGAAGAAGTTAAAAAAGTTACCAGACGTGGTCAATTAATTCGccacagaaaaaaatctgaCCGTCCATGGAATGATCCTGGTCCATGGGAAGCACCTGCTTTcttaaagaatttgaaattctGGAAGAAAAGGGAGAACGACCCTGAATCCATGGAAAACGCGCCCAGCACCTCAGTCGATGTTGAAAGAGATGACAGGCCATTGCTGAAAATACTATGCTTAGACTTCTCACAAGTGGCACAGACAGACGCTACGGCTCTTCAATCATTGGTTGATTTGAGAAAGGCCATAAATCAATATGCAGATAGGCAAGTTGAATTCCACTTTGTGGGTATCATTTCACCATGGGTGAAGAGAGGTTTAATTAGCAGAGGATTTGGTACTCTGAACGAAGAATACAGTGATGAATCCATTGTTGCCGGTCATACAAGTTATCACGTCGCCAGAGTACCTCAAGGCGAAGAAAATCCTGAAAAATATAGCGTTTATACCGCTTCAGGAACAAATCTACCTTTCTTCCATATCGATATCCCAGATTTTGCTAAATGGGATATCTAG
- the NYV1 gene encoding Nyv1p (v-SNARE component of vacuolar SNARE complex; involved in vesicle fusion; inhibits ATP-dependent Ca(2+) transport activity of Pmc1p in vacuolar membrane; targeted to vacuole via AP-3 pathway) gives MKRFNVSYVEVIKNGETISSCFQPFQKNENYGTITSANEQITPVIFHNLIMDMVLPKVVPIKGNKVTKMSMNLIDGFDCFYSTDDHDPKTVYVCFTLVDMPKILPIRILSGLQEYESNATNELLSSHVGQILDSFHEELVEYRNQTLNSSGNGQSSNGNGQNTISDIGDATEDQIKDVIQIMNDNIDKFLERQERVSLLVDKTSQLNSSSNKFRRKAVNIKEIMWWQKVKNITLLTFTIILFVSAAFMFFYLW, from the exons ATGAAACGCTTTAATG TAAGTTATGTGGAAGttataaaaaatggtgAAACAATATCTAGTTGTTTCCAGCCGTTCCAGAAAAACGAAAACTATGGTACAATAACTTCAGCAAACGAGCAGATAACGCCGGTCATTTTCCATAATTTGATCATGGATATGGTATTACCCAAAGTAGTTCCGATCAAGGGGAACAAAGTTACCAAGATGTCAATGAATCTCATCGACGGATTCGATTGTTTCTACTCCACGGATGACCATGACCCCAAAACTGTGTACGTTTGCTTCACATTAGTAGATATGCCCAAGATTTTGCCCATCAGGATACTAAGTGGGCTGCAGGAATACGAGTCCAACGCTACAAACGAACTTTTAAGTTCGCATGTAGGTCAAATACTAGACTCTTTCCATGAAGAGCTGGTCGAATACCGTAACCAAACTTTAAATAGTTCTGGAAATGGCCAATCTAGTAATGGGAATGGTCAGAACACTATAAGTGACATCGGGGATGCCACCGAAGACCAAATAAAGGACGTCATCCAGATAATGAACGATAACATCGACAAGTTCTTGGAGAGACAAGAAAGAGTTTCTTTATTGGTGGATAAAACTTCCCAACTAAATAGCAGCAGTAATAAATTTAGGCGCAAAGCGGTcaatataaaagaaataatgtGGTGGCAGAAGGTCAAAAATATTACGTTATTAACTTTCACTATTATACTATTTGTAAGTGCTGCTTTCATGTTTTTCTATCTGTGGtaa
- the GIS3 gene encoding Gis3p (hypothetical protein), with protein MLLDVNTNHTLMHDAHVHEHCLIKSIRDDGALHSWSDSSKVFYPKSFYATATNKKNNKLASASMNKTATSNRTVSDEIYFHSTKPQFDGQGSAERTRTLTKRNSFKRTRILKARDDSELLNENRSSLMTPSLSSVMSQVRKTNSAKTLSGECPIHEGHLTQSIKRKFSEEAQSDCSSLSSSKLHPLTDDIADAVDLQTPAIGDEVLAEPVVPKMKIININDLDLFDDWEVKDLVDIFPPVYERRPRSSSALSLVSASSDAKLRPTSVDFQIIDKKGGKTSRRKSRSKSTTENMIYENDLVELEQWPSASPSPETDGSIASSELLPNKRIRQKSLNTNFLKLYSIETSCKRKSILPEVEVDDHLLKQLTYSEIRSLEIKKEPNVSTNDIKLALITRKKLWSDMVHETRNDLFGDSTPWNLHFVATTSNTEPSQGRESASEHATADLKSSLVRVHSDVKPWFNNGGTMLKPCGKLNLGKVTNKTSAPTREIQYVVKGWCDSRFL; from the coding sequence ATGCTGCTGGACGTGAACACAAATCACACACTAATGCACGATGCTCATGTGCATGAACATTGCCTCATCAAAAGCATACGTGATGATGGCGCATTGCACTCATGGAGCGACTCATCAAAGGTATTTTATCCCAAGTCATTTTACGCTACCGCTACTAATAAGAAGAATAACAAGTTAGCCAGCGCCAGCATGAACAAGACCGCCACAAGTAATAGGACGGTGAGCGATGAGATTTATTTCCACTCCACTAAGCCGCAGTTCGATGGTCAAGGAAGCGCTGAACGTACTAGAACACTAACCAAGAGGAATAGCTTCAAGAGGACTAGAATACTGAAGGCTCGAGACGATTCCGAACTGCTGAACGAAAATCGCTCATCTTTGATGACCCCGTCCTTAAGCTCGGTCATGTCGCAAGTTAGGAAAACAAATTCCGCCAAGACGTTATCGGGCGAATGCCCCATACATGAGGGCCACTTAACACAGAGCATAAAGAGGAAGTTCTCCGAGGAAGCTCAAAGCGACTGTTCTTCATTGAGCTCCTCTAAACTTCATCCCTTGACAGATGATATTGCTGACGCTGTCGATTTGCAGACCCCCGCGATTGGCGATGAGGTACTGGCTGAGCCGGTCGTGcccaaaatgaaaataataaacatAAATGATCTCGATTTGTTCGACGACTGGGAGGTTAAGGATTTAGTCGATATCTTTCCTCCCGTATACGAACGGCGTCCGCGATCGTCCTCTGCCCTTTCACTGGTTTCTGCGTCGTCCGATGCCAAACTTCGTCCGACCTCTGTGGACTTCCAAATCATCGACAAGAAAGGCGGCAAGACTTCAAGAAGGAAGAGTAGGAGCAAATCGACTACAGAAAACATGATTTACGAAAATGACCTGGTAGAATTAGAACAATGGCCATCTGCATCACCATCGCCCGAGACCGACGGTTCGATTGCATCTAGCGAGCTCTTGCCcaataaaagaataagaCAAAAAAGTTTGAATACCAATTTCCTAAAGTTATACTCTATTGAAACATCATGTAAAAGGAAGAGTATTTTACCCGAAGTCGAAGTAGATGACCATCTGTTGAAGCAGCTAACGTATTCCGAAATTCGGTCTTTGGAAATCAAAAAGGAGCCAAATGTCTCTACGAACGATATTAAGCTTGCCCTAATTACTAGGAAAAAATTATGGTCTGACATGGTCCATGAAACAAGAAATGATCTTTTTGGCGATTCTACCCCCTGGAATTTGCACTTTGTTGCAACGACAAGCAATACGGAACCTTCGCAAGGCCGTGAATCCGCAAGCGAACATGCAACGGcggatttgaaaagttcTTTGGTCCGCGTACACTCAGACGTCAAGCCATGGTTCAACAATGGCGGCACAATGCTCAAACCATGCGGAAAACTAAATTTAGGCAAAGTCACCAATAAGACTTCCGCACCTACGAGAGAGATTCAATATGTCGTAAAGGGCTGGTGTGACAGCAGGTTTCTCTGA